Proteins found in one Seonamhaeicola sp. S2-3 genomic segment:
- the sufC gene encoding Fe-S cluster assembly ATPase SufC has product MLKIENLHAGVEDKNILKGINLEVKPGEVHAIMGPNGSGKSTLSSVIAGKEEYEVSEGSIIFEGEDIEELAAEERAHKGIFMSFQYPVEIPGVSVTNFVKTAINETRKAQGLEDMPAKDMLKLIREKSDLLEIDRKFLSRSLNEGFSGGEKKRNEIFQMAMLNPKLAILDETDSGLDIDALRIVANGVNKLKSKDNAVIVITHYQRLLDYIVPDFVHVLYNGKIVKSGTKELAHELEEKGYDWIKEEVGA; this is encoded by the coding sequence ATGTTAAAGATAGAAAATCTACACGCAGGTGTTGAAGATAAAAATATTTTAAAAGGCATTAATCTTGAGGTTAAACCAGGTGAAGTTCATGCTATAATGGGGCCAAACGGCTCTGGAAAAAGTACTTTATCATCTGTTATTGCTGGAAAGGAAGAATACGAAGTCTCTGAAGGAAGCATCATTTTTGAAGGTGAAGACATTGAAGAATTAGCTGCCGAAGAAAGAGCTCATAAAGGTATTTTTATGTCATTTCAGTACCCAGTTGAAATTCCTGGTGTATCTGTAACTAATTTTGTTAAAACTGCTATTAACGAAACTAGAAAAGCACAAGGTTTAGAAGACATGCCTGCTAAAGATATGCTTAAGTTAATTCGTGAAAAATCTGATTTATTAGAAATAGACAGAAAGTTTTTATCACGTTCATTAAACGAAGGGTTTTCAGGCGGTGAAAAAAAACGTAATGAAATTTTTCAAATGGCTATGTTAAACCCAAAATTAGCTATTCTTGATGAAACAGATTCTGGATTAGATATTGATGCTTTGCGTATTGTAGCAAATGGCGTTAATAAACTTAAAAGTAAAGACAATGCTGTAATTGTAATTACTCACTACCAAAGACTTTTAGATTATATAGTCCCAGATTTTGTACATGTATTATATAATGGAAAAATTGTAAAATCTGGCACCAAAGAACTAGCTCATGAGCTTGAAGAAAAAGGTTACGACTGGATAAAAGAAGAAGTTGGTGCATAG